A portion of the Chromobacterium sp. IIBBL 290-4 genome contains these proteins:
- the hypE gene encoding hydrogenase expression/formation protein HypE, with amino-acid sequence MTRIDFKHGRVDLSHGSGGHAMAQLIEQLFVAEFDNGYLGAQHDGAALPPLPAGSRLILATDSHVVSPLFFPGGDIGSLAVHGTVNDVAMCGGTPLYLTAGFILEEGFPLADLHRIVQSMAAAAREAGVAIVTGDTKVVQQGKGDGVFISTTGVGYAPAGIAISPRRIRPGDKILLSGHLGDHGVTIMSLRENLGFETALQSDSASLHTLVADMLRAAPDLRCLRDPTRGGLAAVLNEFAQQAGCGMLIRESTLPIRQEVAAACELLGLDPLYVANEGKLVAICAPEDADALLAAMRAHPQGRDAAVIGEAIADANQFVQMETAFGGRRMVDWINGEQLPRIC; translated from the coding sequence ATGACCCGCATCGATTTCAAGCATGGCCGCGTCGACCTCAGCCACGGCAGCGGCGGCCACGCCATGGCCCAGTTGATCGAACAGCTGTTCGTGGCCGAGTTCGACAACGGCTATCTGGGGGCGCAGCACGACGGCGCAGCCCTACCCCCGCTGCCCGCTGGCAGCCGGCTGATCCTGGCCACCGACAGCCACGTGGTATCGCCCCTATTCTTTCCCGGCGGCGATATCGGCAGCCTGGCGGTGCACGGCACCGTCAACGATGTGGCGATGTGCGGCGGCACGCCCTTGTATTTGACTGCCGGCTTCATCCTGGAAGAAGGCTTCCCGCTGGCTGACCTGCACCGCATCGTGCAATCCATGGCCGCCGCGGCGCGCGAGGCCGGCGTGGCCATCGTCACCGGCGACACCAAAGTGGTGCAGCAAGGCAAGGGCGATGGCGTGTTCATCTCCACCACCGGCGTCGGCTACGCGCCGGCCGGCATAGCCATCTCGCCGCGCCGCATCCGCCCCGGCGACAAGATACTGCTTTCCGGCCACTTGGGAGACCACGGGGTGACCATCATGTCGCTGCGGGAAAACCTGGGCTTTGAAACCGCCTTGCAATCCGATAGCGCTTCCTTGCACACCTTGGTGGCCGACATGCTGCGCGCCGCGCCGGACCTGCGCTGCCTGCGCGACCCAACACGCGGCGGCCTGGCGGCGGTGCTCAATGAATTCGCCCAGCAGGCCGGCTGCGGCATGTTGATCCGCGAGTCCACGCTGCCGATACGGCAGGAAGTGGCCGCTGCCTGCGAGCTCCTAGGCCTGGACCCGCTCTATGTGGCCAACGAGGGCAAGCTGGTGGCCATCTGCGCGCCGGAAGACGCCGACGCGCTGCTGGCCGCGATGCGCGCCCACCCGCAAGGGCGAGACGCCGCCGTAATAGGCGAAGCCATCGCCGACGCCAATCAGTTTGTGCAGATGGAAACCGCCTTCGGCGGCAGGAGAATGGTGGATTGGATCAATGGCGAGCAGTTGCCGAGGATTTGTTGA
- a CDS encoding transposase produces the protein MLIAFLGRWPVPYYCREHVAGACYFFTVVTERRQPILTEPLLRQALRAAVIAVRRERPFAIDGWVLLPDHLHAIWTLPPGDGDFSVRWSAIKSRVTRAVGGHYFRADWQSARRAAKRHGTLWQHRFWEHRIRDEADFAAHLDYLHFNPVKHGWAARVGDWPYSTFHRYVAQGQYPGDWSGDGVMAAIRRR, from the coding sequence ATGCTGATCGCTTTTTTGGGGAGATGGCCGGTGCCCTATTACTGCAGGGAGCATGTGGCAGGCGCGTGCTATTTCTTCACCGTGGTGACGGAGCGCCGTCAGCCGATACTGACCGAGCCCTTGCTGCGGCAGGCTTTGCGCGCGGCGGTGATCGCGGTGCGGCGGGAGCGTCCGTTCGCGATAGATGGCTGGGTCTTGCTGCCGGATCACTTGCATGCGATATGGACCTTGCCGCCGGGCGACGGCGATTTTTCGGTGCGTTGGAGCGCGATCAAAAGTCGAGTGACGAGGGCGGTGGGTGGACATTATTTCCGTGCGGATTGGCAATCGGCGCGCCGGGCGGCAAAACGCCATGGAACGCTGTGGCAGCACCGGTTTTGGGAGCATCGCATCCGCGACGAGGCCGATTTCGCCGCGCATCTGGATTATCTGCATTTCAACCCGGTGAAGCATGGCTGGGCGGCGAGGGTGGGCGATTGGCCGTATTCGACCTTCCATCGCTATGTGGCGCAGGGGCAATATCCCGGCGATTGGTCGGGGGATGGTGTGATGGCCGCTATTCGACGCCGGTGA